The genomic window CAGCAACGACGACTTCATCCACACGCGGCAGCCGCGACACGTCGAGGCCGTCACGAAGATGGTCGAGCAACTCCAGGCGAACGGCGACGTGTACTCAGGCAGCTACAGCGGCTGGTACGACGAGGGCGAGGAAGCCTTCGTCACCGAAACCGACGCCAAGGCCAACGACTACAAGTCGGAAGTCTCCGGCCGGCCGCTGGTGAAGTACGAGGAGCCGACGTATTTCTTCAAGCTCGGCAAGTACGTGCCGAAGCTCGTCGAGCACATCGAAGCCAACCCCGGCTTCATCCAGCCCGACAGCCGACGCAACAAGATCCTCCAGGACCTGAAAGACCTCGACAAGATCGGCGATCTGTCGATCACGCGGAGCAGCCTGAAATGGGGCACGCCGATGCCGGGTGATGCTGGCCACGTGCTCTACGTCTGGGTCGATGCCCTGCCGAACTACTACACCGCCCTCGACTCCGACGACAAGCGCGAAGCGTTCTGGCCGGCAGACGTGCACCTAATCGGCAAGGAGATCCTCTGGTTCCACACGGTCTACTGGCCGTGCATCCTCATGAGCCTCGGGTTGCCTTTGCCCAAGCAGGTCTACGCCCACGGCTGGTGGACGAGCGAGGGACGCAAGATGAGCAAGTCGCTCGGCAACTTCGTCGGCCTGAGTGAGCTACGCGAAGTCACGGAGCGGTTCGGGCTCGATGCCGTGCGGTACTACATGCTCCGCGCGGCCCCATTCGGGTCGGACCTCGACTGGCAACGTGACGAGTTGACACGGGCGTACACCGAACTGGCGAACGTCGTCGGCAACGGGCTGAACCGCGTTCTCAAGATGACCGGCAAGTACCGGGACGGCGTTGTGCCATCGCGAGACGGCGCGACACCGCAGGACGAAGAGCTGCTGCAAGCGTCAAACGCACTCGGCGATGAAGTGGCCGAGGCGTGGACGGAGCTGCGTCTTCAAGACGCCGTCACGCTCCCGGTCGAATTGGCGCGGAAGATGAACGCGTACATCGATCAGACCGAGCCGTTCAAGCTCGCCAAGGACGAGTCGCAGTCTGCCCGGCTGGACGCGGTTCTGGCCACTGCGACGGCGGCGCTCTACCAGACGCTCGTCGCACTGCTGCCGGTCTTGCCGAGCAAGGCCGCCGCCGGCTTGGAGCAGCTCGGGGTCGAGACCGCCGACCGGACGTTCGACGATTTACGGCAATCCGCACCGACGGCCGGGCACCAGCTCGGTGCCGGATCTCCGCTGTTTCCGAGACTGGACTGATCGTCACGCAGGCCGCGTGCTCGGACGCGTCGCCGGCGAGCCGACACCCTGGATGAGCGGCAGCGGATCGAAGTTGCCCTTGATGACCTCGGACGGATCGGCATTGAGCCAGTCGCGAAGCATGCCGTTGTAGACGCGGCGGAAGTCCATCGTGTGCTTCAGGTCGCCGCGGCCAAGATCGCTGAGCGACGGATGCGGCGCGTGGAAGCCAGGTCGAACCTTGGGGCCGACGACGAACATCGGGCCGGCAGCGCCGTGGTCGGTGCCGTCGTTGGCGTTCTGATCAACACGCCGGCCGAACTCGCTGAAGATCATCAGCGTGACCTTGTCCGCAATGCCCTTGGCCTTGAGGTCGTCGAAGAAGGCCTTGACGCTGTTGGCGACGTTTCCGAGAAGGTTCTGGTGGCTTTGGACCTGGTTGGCGTGCGTGTCGTAGCCGCCGGTCTCCGCGTAGAAGAGTCGCGTGCCGAAGTTGCCACCGATGAGCTGGGCGATCAGACGCAGCCGCTGACCGATACCGCCGGGGTAGCTGGCGTCGGCCTCGTATTGACCGGCGGCCTTGCGAATCTCGTCTGCGGAGATGATCGCATCGGCTGCCTGACGTGCGAAGTAGTCCTGCTGCGGGTTCTCGCCGCTGAGCTTCTGAAGCTCGGTGATGATCTCGCGTTCGAGCTTGTTGTCGAAGCTGCTGCTCCGCTGGAACGACAGGCCGAAGTCGTCGATGCGCTGGACGCTCGGCACCGTGACGTTGGGCGAGATCACCGCCATCGGCGCTTCTCGGCCGATGTTGATGCCGAGCAGCGGGTTGTTAGCAATCGACGAATTGCGCGTGCCCTTGATGACGTGATCGAGATAGTGCCCAAGCCAGCCCGTGCCGTCACCGCCGTGTGGGTCGGCTGCGTGCCAGATGGCCATCGACTCGAAGTGACTGCGGTTGGCTTTCGGGTAGCCACAACCCGGAATGATGGCCAGCTCGCCGTCGTCCCAGAGCTGTTTGAACGCGCCCATTCCGGGGTTGAGCGACCAGTCGTCGTCGAGTCTGTGGAGCCCATCTTTCAGGGCGATGACGGGGCGAGCCTTGTGGTAGATGTCGTTGCCGTGCGGGATGACGGTGTTGAGACCGTCGTTGCCACCGGAGAGCTGAAGGACGACGAGAATGTTGT from Planctomycetota bacterium includes these protein-coding regions:
- a CDS encoding DUF1501 domain-containing protein, producing the protein MKKPSSRRDFLKVGLGALPAISLGGTVPLLIPKLAFADNETPGTVVPKDNILVVLQLSGGNDGLNTVIPHGNDIYHKARPVIALKDGLHRLDDDWSLNPGMGAFKQLWDDGELAIIPGCGYPKANRSHFESMAIWHAADPHGGDGTGWLGHYLDHVIKGTRNSSIANNPLLGINIGREAPMAVISPNVTVPSVQRIDDFGLSFQRSSSFDNKLEREIITELQKLSGENPQQDYFARQAADAIISADEIRKAAGQYEADASYPGGIGQRLRLIAQLIGGNFGTRLFYAETGGYDTHANQVQSHQNLLGNVANSVKAFFDDLKAKGIADKVTLMIFSEFGRRVDQNANDGTDHGAAGPMFVVGPKVRPGFHAPHPSLSDLGRGDLKHTMDFRRVYNGMLRDWLNADPSEVIKGNFDPLPLIQGVGSPATRPSTRPA
- the metG gene encoding methionine--tRNA ligase; the encoded protein is MSDGTFYITTPIYYPNGEPHLGHAYTTICADAVARFHRLAGDRTWLLTGTDQHGQKMDNTAKELGVEPATLADEMTAKFKGYFAEIGISNDDFIHTRQPRHVEAVTKMVEQLQANGDVYSGSYSGWYDEGEEAFVTETDAKANDYKSEVSGRPLVKYEEPTYFFKLGKYVPKLVEHIEANPGFIQPDSRRNKILQDLKDLDKIGDLSITRSSLKWGTPMPGDAGHVLYVWVDALPNYYTALDSDDKREAFWPADVHLIGKEILWFHTVYWPCILMSLGLPLPKQVYAHGWWTSEGRKMSKSLGNFVGLSELREVTERFGLDAVRYYMLRAAPFGSDLDWQRDELTRAYTELANVVGNGLNRVLKMTGKYRDGVVPSRDGATPQDEELLQASNALGDEVAEAWTELRLQDAVTLPVELARKMNAYIDQTEPFKLAKDESQSARLDAVLATATAALYQTLVALLPVLPSKAAAGLEQLGVETADRTFDDLRQSAPTAGHQLGAGSPLFPRLD